The proteins below come from a single Zea mays cultivar B73 chromosome 8, Zm-B73-REFERENCE-NAM-5.0, whole genome shotgun sequence genomic window:
- the LOC100284848 gene encoding GDSL esterase/lipase At5g45910 precursor codes for MATTGGGKAALVLGRLLLLLCVLGHGAAQRYNAIWSFGDSISDTGNLCVGGGCPSWLTTGQPPYGETFFGRPTGRCSDGRVIVDFLAEHFGLPLLPASKAGGDLKKGANMAIIGATTMDFDFFKSIGLSDKIWNNGPLDTQIQWFRQLLPSVCGKDCKNYLSKSLFVVGEFGGNDYNAALFSGRSMAEVRGYVPMVVSKLVRGLEAIVRSGAVDVVVPGVLPIGCFPIYLTLYGTSNAADYDRDGCLRAYNGLSSYHNALLRRSLSGLRRTYPHARIMYADFYTQVTHMIRAPHNFGLKYGLKVCCGAGGQGQYGYNNKARCGMAGASACADPGNYLIWDGIHLTEAAYRSIADGWLKGPYCSPPIQH; via the exons ATGGCGACCACCGGCGGCGGCAAGGCGGCACTGGTGCTGGGGCGGCTTCTGCTTCTGCTGTGCGTGCTCGGCCATGGAGCTGCGCAGCGGTACAACGCCATCTGGAGCTTCGGCGACTCCATCTCCGACACCGGCAACCTCTGCGTGGGGGGCGGGTGCCCTTCCTGGCTCACCACGGGGCAGCCGCCCTACGGGGAGACCTTCTTCGGCCGCCCCACCGGACGCTGCTCCGACGGCCGCGTCATCGTCGACTTCCTGG CCGAGCACTTTGGGCTGCCCCTGCTGCCGGCTTCGAAAGCCGGCGGCGACTTGAAGAAGGGGGCGAACATGGCGATCATCGGCGCCACCACCATGGACTTTGACTTCTTCAAGTCCATCGGCCTCAGCGACAAGATCTGGAACAACGGGCCGCTGGACACCCAAATCCAGTGGTTCAGGCAGCTGCTCCCCTCCGTGTGCGGGAAGG ATTGCAAGAACTACCTGTCCAAGTCCCTGTTCGTGGTGGGCGAGTTCGGCGGCAACGACTACAACGCGGCGCTCTTCTCGGGGCGGTCCATGGCGGAGGTGAGAGGGTACGTGCCCATGGTGGTGAGCAAGCTCGTCCGCGGCCTGGAGGCGATCGTGAGGAGCGGAGCCGTGGACGTGGTGGTGCCCGGGGTGCTCCCCATCGGCTGCTTCCCCATCTACCTCACCCTCTACGGCACCTCCAACGCCGCCGACTACGACCGCGACGGCTGCCTCCGCGCCTACAACGGCCTCTCCTCCTACCACAACGCGCTGCTGCGGCGGAGCCTGTCCGGCCTGCGCAGGACGTACCCGCACGCCCGGATCATGTACGCCGACTTCTACACCCAGGTCACCCACATGATCCGGGCCCCTCACAACTTCG GGCTCAAGTACGGCCTCAAGGTCTGCTGCGGCGCCGGCGGGCAGGGCCAGTACGGCTACAACAACAAGGCGCGGTGCGGCATGGCCGGGGCCAGCGCCTGCGCCGACCCGGGCAACTACCTCATCTGGGACGGCATCCACCTCACCGAGGCGGCCTACCGCTCCATTGCCGACGGCTGGCTCAAGGGCCCCTACTGCAGCCCTCCCATCCAGCACTGA